One Ricinus communis isolate WT05 ecotype wild-type chromosome 2, ASM1957865v1, whole genome shotgun sequence DNA segment encodes these proteins:
- the LOC8262314 gene encoding trihelix transcription factor DF1 isoform X1, whose protein sequence is MLGDSSSVLATTTTASTGGGAGGGSEAAAAPPRQLPASGGESTISEVGHVGSNNNSGEDDKRGSGGGGGGDEGDRSFGGNRWPRQETLALLKIRSDMDVTFRDASVKGPLWDEVSRKLAELGYNRSAKKCKEKFENVFKYHKRTKEGRTGKQEGKTYRFFDQLEAFESHHPSPQPQPQQQQQLPPPLKPQAPAATIAMPIVSPLPLAATIGASHITTVPSATAVLATNMSSQGIVTTGINLAIPSFPSSTNPTILPLPQATNPTNLNQSQPHVQSSFPNYSPDLLSNSTSSSTSSDVEIQGRRRRKRKWKDFFERLMKEVIHKQEDMQRKFLEAIEKREHDRMVREESWRMQEMARINREREILAQERSIAAAKDAAVMAFLQKLSEQQNPGQQQVQNNPPQPPPQPVQPPQPPPSAIPQSQPQPQPQSQPQPQPQSQSQPQPQPQPAPVPQPPPVATAVAAPQQPQPAIINLDIKSDNGDQSFMPASSSRWPKVEVQALIDLRTNLDSKYQENGPKGPLWEEISAGMRKLGYNRNAKRCKEKWENINKYFKKVKESNKRRPEDSKTCPYFQQLDALYKEKHSKIDVGNISSSSNIQIMKPDQINSVPLMVRPEQQWPPPSHHQQQEQGHHHDSVMEDLESEDNQNHDQDEDDDDKDMDDDEEDEASGYEIVANSNRPTSMSSAG, encoded by the exons ATGCTAGGAGACTCGAGTAGTGTTCTAGCAACCACAACAACAGCCTCTACTGGTGGTGGTGCTGGTGGTGGCAGTGAGGCTGCAGCAGCTCCTCCTCGTCAGTTACCTGCAAGTGGTGGGGAAAGTACTATAAGTGAAGTTGGTCATGTGGGGTCTAACAATAATTCAGGTGAAGATGATAAAAGAGGTAGTGGTGGCGGTGGCGGTGGGGATGAAGGTGACCGGAGCTTTGGTGGTAACAGGTGGCCGAGACAAGAAACATTAGCACTCTTGAAAATAAGGTCCGATATGGATGTGACGTTTCGCGATGCAAGTGTTAAGGGTCCTTTATGGGATGAGGTTTCCAG gAAGCTAGCAGAGCTTGGTTATAATCGAAGCGCCAAGAAATGCAAAGAGAAGTTCGAAAACGTCTTCAAGTACCACAAAAGAACCAAAGAAGGCCGAACTGGTAAACAAGAAGGCAAAACTTATCGATTTTTTGATCAATTAGAAGCGTTTGAGAGTCATCATCCTTCGCCACAACCACAAccgcagcagcagcagcagctgcCGCCACCTCTAAAGCCTCAAGCTCCAGCGGCGACAATAGCAATGCCAATAGTCAGTCCTCTTCCTCTAGCTGCTACTATCGGTGCATCTCATATTACTACTGTTCCATCAGCAACAGCAGTATTAGCTACAAATATGTCATCACAAGGCATTGTCACAACAGGAATAAATCTTGCCATCCCTTCTTTTCCATCATCAACAAACCCTACAATCTTACCCTTACCACAAGCAACAAACCCTACAAATTTAAACCAATCTCAACCCCATGTTCAATCTTCATTCCCTAATTATTCCCCAGATCTCCTGTCCAATTCTACCTCCTCATCCACATCCTCAGACGTGGAAATTCAAGGGCGgcgaagaaggaaaagaaaatggaaggACTTCTTCGAGAGATTAATGAAGGAAGTGATACATAAGCAAGAGGATatgcaaagaaaattcttgGAAGCAATAGAGAAACGAGAACATGATAGAATGGTTAGAGAAGAATCTTGGAGAATGCAAGAAATGGCAAGAATTAATAGAGAACGCGAAATATTAGCCCAAGAAAGATCGATAGCAGCTGCAAAAGATGCTGCAGTCATGGCATTCTTGCAAAAGCTATCTGAACAACAAAATCCAGGCCAACAACAAGTACAGAATAATCCACCACAGCCACCACCACAACCAGTACAGCCTCCGCAGCCGCCACCATCAGCAATACCACAGTCGCAGCCGCAGCCGCAGCCACAGTCGCAGCCGCAGCCGCAGCCACAGTCACAGTCACAGCCACAGCCTCAGCCTCAGCCGGCACCGGTACCACAACCACCCCCTGTGGCGACAGCGGTAGCAGCACCGCAGCAGCCGCAACCTGCTATAATAAATCTGGACATAAAATCAGATAATGGGGATCAGAGTTTCATGCCAGCAAGTTCATCAAGATGGCCTAAAGTAGAAGTTCAAGCTTTAATTGATCTAAGGACTAATCTCGATTCGAAGTACCAAGAAAACGGACCAAAAGGGCCATTATGGGAAGAGATCTCAGCAGGAATGAGAAAGCTTGGTTACAATCGCAATGCAAAAAGATGTAAAGAGAAATGGGAGAATATCAATAAGTACTTCAAGAAAGTGAAAGAGAGTAACAAGAGAAGGCCTGAAGATTCAAAAACATGTCCATATTTTCAACAACTTGATGCGTTATATAAAGAGAAACACAGCAAGATTGATGTTGGTAATatttcatcatcatcaaatattcaaataatgaAGCCTGATCAGATTAATTCAGTGCCTTTAATGGTAAGGCCTGAGCAGCAATGGCCTCCTCCTTCTCATCATCAACAACAAGAACAAGGGCACCATCACGATTCAGTGATGGAAGATTTGGAAAGTGAAGATAATCAGAATCATGATcaagatgaagatgatgatgataaagaTATGGATGATGATGAGGAAGATGAAGCCAGTGGCTATGAAATTGTAGCTAATAGCAACAGGCCAACATCGATGAGCTCAGCTGGGTAA
- the LOC8262314 gene encoding trihelix transcription factor DF1 isoform X3: MLGDSSSVLATTTTASTGGGAGGGSEAAAAPPRQLPASGGESTISEVGHVGSNNNSGEDDKRGSGGGGGGDEGDRSFGGNRWPRQETLALLKIRSDMDVTFRDASVKGPLWDEVSRKLAELGYNRSAKKCKEKFENVFKYHKRTKEGRTGKQEGKTYRFFDQLEAFESHHPSPQPQPQQQQQLPPPLKPQAPAATIAMPIVSPLPLAATIGASHITTVPSATAVLATNMSSQGIVTTGINLAIPSFPSSTNPTILPLPQATNPTNLNQSQPHVQSSFPNYSPDLLSNSTSSSTSSDVEIQGRRRRKRKWKDFFERLMKEVIHKQEDMQRKFLEAIEKREHDRMVREESWRMQEMARINREREILAQERSIAAAKDAAVMAFLQKLSEQQNPGQQQVQNNPPQPPPQPVQPPQPPPSAIPQSQPQPQSQSQPQPQPQPAPVPQPPPVATAVAAPQQPQPAIINLDIKSDNGDQSFMPASSSRWPKVEVQALIDLRTNLDSKYQENGPKGPLWEEISAGMRKLGYNRNAKRCKEKWENINKYFKKVKESNKRRPEDSKTCPYFQQLDALYKEKHSKIDVGNISSSSNIQIMKPDQINSVPLMVRPEQQWPPPSHHQQQEQGHHHDSVMEDLESEDNQNHDQDEDDDDKDMDDDEEDEASGYEIVANSNRPTSMSSAG; encoded by the exons ATGCTAGGAGACTCGAGTAGTGTTCTAGCAACCACAACAACAGCCTCTACTGGTGGTGGTGCTGGTGGTGGCAGTGAGGCTGCAGCAGCTCCTCCTCGTCAGTTACCTGCAAGTGGTGGGGAAAGTACTATAAGTGAAGTTGGTCATGTGGGGTCTAACAATAATTCAGGTGAAGATGATAAAAGAGGTAGTGGTGGCGGTGGCGGTGGGGATGAAGGTGACCGGAGCTTTGGTGGTAACAGGTGGCCGAGACAAGAAACATTAGCACTCTTGAAAATAAGGTCCGATATGGATGTGACGTTTCGCGATGCAAGTGTTAAGGGTCCTTTATGGGATGAGGTTTCCAG gAAGCTAGCAGAGCTTGGTTATAATCGAAGCGCCAAGAAATGCAAAGAGAAGTTCGAAAACGTCTTCAAGTACCACAAAAGAACCAAAGAAGGCCGAACTGGTAAACAAGAAGGCAAAACTTATCGATTTTTTGATCAATTAGAAGCGTTTGAGAGTCATCATCCTTCGCCACAACCACAAccgcagcagcagcagcagctgcCGCCACCTCTAAAGCCTCAAGCTCCAGCGGCGACAATAGCAATGCCAATAGTCAGTCCTCTTCCTCTAGCTGCTACTATCGGTGCATCTCATATTACTACTGTTCCATCAGCAACAGCAGTATTAGCTACAAATATGTCATCACAAGGCATTGTCACAACAGGAATAAATCTTGCCATCCCTTCTTTTCCATCATCAACAAACCCTACAATCTTACCCTTACCACAAGCAACAAACCCTACAAATTTAAACCAATCTCAACCCCATGTTCAATCTTCATTCCCTAATTATTCCCCAGATCTCCTGTCCAATTCTACCTCCTCATCCACATCCTCAGACGTGGAAATTCAAGGGCGgcgaagaaggaaaagaaaatggaaggACTTCTTCGAGAGATTAATGAAGGAAGTGATACATAAGCAAGAGGATatgcaaagaaaattcttgGAAGCAATAGAGAAACGAGAACATGATAGAATGGTTAGAGAAGAATCTTGGAGAATGCAAGAAATGGCAAGAATTAATAGAGAACGCGAAATATTAGCCCAAGAAAGATCGATAGCAGCTGCAAAAGATGCTGCAGTCATGGCATTCTTGCAAAAGCTATCTGAACAACAAAATCCAGGCCAACAACAAGTACAGAATAATCCACCACAGCCACCACCACAACCAGTACAGCCTCCGCAGCCGCCACCATCAGCAATACCACAGT CGCAGCCGCAGCCACAGTCACAGTCACAGCCACAGCCTCAGCCTCAGCCGGCACCGGTACCACAACCACCCCCTGTGGCGACAGCGGTAGCAGCACCGCAGCAGCCGCAACCTGCTATAATAAATCTGGACATAAAATCAGATAATGGGGATCAGAGTTTCATGCCAGCAAGTTCATCAAGATGGCCTAAAGTAGAAGTTCAAGCTTTAATTGATCTAAGGACTAATCTCGATTCGAAGTACCAAGAAAACGGACCAAAAGGGCCATTATGGGAAGAGATCTCAGCAGGAATGAGAAAGCTTGGTTACAATCGCAATGCAAAAAGATGTAAAGAGAAATGGGAGAATATCAATAAGTACTTCAAGAAAGTGAAAGAGAGTAACAAGAGAAGGCCTGAAGATTCAAAAACATGTCCATATTTTCAACAACTTGATGCGTTATATAAAGAGAAACACAGCAAGATTGATGTTGGTAATatttcatcatcatcaaatattcaaataatgaAGCCTGATCAGATTAATTCAGTGCCTTTAATGGTAAGGCCTGAGCAGCAATGGCCTCCTCCTTCTCATCATCAACAACAAGAACAAGGGCACCATCACGATTCAGTGATGGAAGATTTGGAAAGTGAAGATAATCAGAATCATGATcaagatgaagatgatgatgataaagaTATGGATGATGATGAGGAAGATGAAGCCAGTGGCTATGAAATTGTAGCTAATAGCAACAGGCCAACATCGATGAGCTCAGCTGGGTAA
- the LOC8262314 gene encoding trihelix transcription factor DF1 isoform X2, translated as MLGDSSSVLATTTTASTGGGAGGGSEAAAAPPRQLPASGGESTISEVGHVGSNNNSGEDDKRGSGGGGGGDEGDRSFGGNRWPRQETLALLKIRSDMDVTFRDASVKGPLWDEVSRKLAELGYNRSAKKCKEKFENVFKYHKRTKEGRTGKQEGKTYRFFDQLEAFESHHPSPQPQPQQQQQLPPPLKPQAPAATIAMPIVSPLPLAATIGASHITTVPSATAVLATNMSSQGIVTTGINLAIPSFPSSTNPTILPLPQATNPTNLNQSQPHVQSSFPNYSPDLLSNSTSSSTSSDVEIQGRRRRKRKWKDFFERLMKEVIHKQEDMQRKFLEAIEKREHDRMVREESWRMQEMARINREREILAQERSIAAAKDAAVMAFLQKLSEQQNPGQQQVQNNPPQPPPQPVQPPQPPPSAIPQSQPQPQPQSQPQPQPQPAPVPQPPPVATAVAAPQQPQPAIINLDIKSDNGDQSFMPASSSRWPKVEVQALIDLRTNLDSKYQENGPKGPLWEEISAGMRKLGYNRNAKRCKEKWENINKYFKKVKESNKRRPEDSKTCPYFQQLDALYKEKHSKIDVGNISSSSNIQIMKPDQINSVPLMVRPEQQWPPPSHHQQQEQGHHHDSVMEDLESEDNQNHDQDEDDDDKDMDDDEEDEASGYEIVANSNRPTSMSSAG; from the exons ATGCTAGGAGACTCGAGTAGTGTTCTAGCAACCACAACAACAGCCTCTACTGGTGGTGGTGCTGGTGGTGGCAGTGAGGCTGCAGCAGCTCCTCCTCGTCAGTTACCTGCAAGTGGTGGGGAAAGTACTATAAGTGAAGTTGGTCATGTGGGGTCTAACAATAATTCAGGTGAAGATGATAAAAGAGGTAGTGGTGGCGGTGGCGGTGGGGATGAAGGTGACCGGAGCTTTGGTGGTAACAGGTGGCCGAGACAAGAAACATTAGCACTCTTGAAAATAAGGTCCGATATGGATGTGACGTTTCGCGATGCAAGTGTTAAGGGTCCTTTATGGGATGAGGTTTCCAG gAAGCTAGCAGAGCTTGGTTATAATCGAAGCGCCAAGAAATGCAAAGAGAAGTTCGAAAACGTCTTCAAGTACCACAAAAGAACCAAAGAAGGCCGAACTGGTAAACAAGAAGGCAAAACTTATCGATTTTTTGATCAATTAGAAGCGTTTGAGAGTCATCATCCTTCGCCACAACCACAAccgcagcagcagcagcagctgcCGCCACCTCTAAAGCCTCAAGCTCCAGCGGCGACAATAGCAATGCCAATAGTCAGTCCTCTTCCTCTAGCTGCTACTATCGGTGCATCTCATATTACTACTGTTCCATCAGCAACAGCAGTATTAGCTACAAATATGTCATCACAAGGCATTGTCACAACAGGAATAAATCTTGCCATCCCTTCTTTTCCATCATCAACAAACCCTACAATCTTACCCTTACCACAAGCAACAAACCCTACAAATTTAAACCAATCTCAACCCCATGTTCAATCTTCATTCCCTAATTATTCCCCAGATCTCCTGTCCAATTCTACCTCCTCATCCACATCCTCAGACGTGGAAATTCAAGGGCGgcgaagaaggaaaagaaaatggaaggACTTCTTCGAGAGATTAATGAAGGAAGTGATACATAAGCAAGAGGATatgcaaagaaaattcttgGAAGCAATAGAGAAACGAGAACATGATAGAATGGTTAGAGAAGAATCTTGGAGAATGCAAGAAATGGCAAGAATTAATAGAGAACGCGAAATATTAGCCCAAGAAAGATCGATAGCAGCTGCAAAAGATGCTGCAGTCATGGCATTCTTGCAAAAGCTATCTGAACAACAAAATCCAGGCCAACAACAAGTACAGAATAATCCACCACAGCCACCACCACAACCAGTACAGCCTCCGCAGCCGCCACCATCAGCAATACCACAGTCGCAGCCGCAGCCGCAGC CACAGTCACAGCCACAGCCTCAGCCTCAGCCGGCACCGGTACCACAACCACCCCCTGTGGCGACAGCGGTAGCAGCACCGCAGCAGCCGCAACCTGCTATAATAAATCTGGACATAAAATCAGATAATGGGGATCAGAGTTTCATGCCAGCAAGTTCATCAAGATGGCCTAAAGTAGAAGTTCAAGCTTTAATTGATCTAAGGACTAATCTCGATTCGAAGTACCAAGAAAACGGACCAAAAGGGCCATTATGGGAAGAGATCTCAGCAGGAATGAGAAAGCTTGGTTACAATCGCAATGCAAAAAGATGTAAAGAGAAATGGGAGAATATCAATAAGTACTTCAAGAAAGTGAAAGAGAGTAACAAGAGAAGGCCTGAAGATTCAAAAACATGTCCATATTTTCAACAACTTGATGCGTTATATAAAGAGAAACACAGCAAGATTGATGTTGGTAATatttcatcatcatcaaatattcaaataatgaAGCCTGATCAGATTAATTCAGTGCCTTTAATGGTAAGGCCTGAGCAGCAATGGCCTCCTCCTTCTCATCATCAACAACAAGAACAAGGGCACCATCACGATTCAGTGATGGAAGATTTGGAAAGTGAAGATAATCAGAATCATGATcaagatgaagatgatgatgataaagaTATGGATGATGATGAGGAAGATGAAGCCAGTGGCTATGAAATTGTAGCTAATAGCAACAGGCCAACATCGATGAGCTCAGCTGGGTAA